The Salvelinus fontinalis isolate EN_2023a chromosome 24, ASM2944872v1, whole genome shotgun sequence genome has a segment encoding these proteins:
- the LOC129822304 gene encoding kinase suppressor of Ras 1-like isoform X3 — translation MRRDIGLSVTHRFSTKSWLSQTCQVCHKNMMFGVKCKHCKLKCHNKCTKEALPCRISFLPLPQIRRAESVPSDINNQIDCTAELPIQFGTLPKVLTKKDYPPMLSQMDSSSNPSSTTSSTPSSPTPFQQSNPPSVTATPPPNPSPRPQGPRDSRFHFPAGCYLQPRQQFIFPDVSSSPYPVGLDSEGHHGTGDTQQLAQSEPPSQGQEGGSEEEAEEEEYLGEEDEGNGSRESREKGHTNGECDGDELEDLPSYRGRMAGGRWRGPISRKASQTSVYLQEWDIPYEQLELGELIGKGRWGKVHKGRWHGEVAIRLLEIDGNNQDHLKLFKKEVMNYRQTRHENVVLFMGACMAPPHLAIITSFCKGRTLFSVVRDAKNTLDINKTRQIAQEIVKGMGYLHAKGIVHKDLKSKNVFYDTNKVVITDFGLFGMSGVVQEYHKRRENELRLPHGWIYYLAPEIVRRMGTGNHEDRLPFSNAADVYAFGTIWYELQARGWPLTNQPAEATIWQVGSGEGIKKVLAKVSLGKEVTEILSACWSFKPKERPSFTQLTDMLEKLPKLNRRLSHPGHFWKSAEPWVHHHCLRDHCTKGLQSRCPYIYK, via the exons GTTTTCAACCAAATCCTGGCTCTCACAGACATGCCAGGTGTGTCATAAGAACATGATGTTTGGTGTTAAGTGCAAACACTGCAA GTTAAAGTGCCATAACAAATGTACCAAAGAAGCCCTTCCCTGCAGGATATCTTTTCTCCCAC TCCCGCAAATCCGCCGGGCAGAATCTGTACCATCCGATATCAATAATCAAATTGACTGTACGGCAGAGTTACCAATCCAGTTTGGCACTTTACCTAAGGTGCTAACCAAAAAG GACTACCCTCCCATGCTGAGCCAGATGGATTCCAGCAGTaacccctcctccaccacttcctcTACACCCTCCTCGCCCACCCCCTTCCAGCAGAGCAACCCCCCCAGCGTCACCGCCACACCGCCCCCCAATCCCTCGCCCAGACCCCAGGGGCCCCGAGATAGCCGATTCCACTTCCCAG CTGGCTGTTATTTACAACCTAGACAACAGTTTATCTTCCCTG ACGTTTCCTCTTCACCGTATCCTGTTGGACTAGACTCTGAAGGCCACCATGGCACTGG agacacacagcaacTGGCCCAATCAGAACCTCCATCTCAGGGACAGGAAGGAGGATCG GAAGAGGAGGCAGAAGAGGAGGAATAcctaggagaggaggatgagggaaatGGTagcagggagagcagagagaagggCCACACAAATGGAGAGTGTGATGGGGACGAGTTAGAGGACCTGCCCAGCTACCGGGGCAGGATGGCCGGGGGCCGATGGAGGGGACCCATCTCCCGTAAGGCCAGCCAGACCAGCGTGTACCTGCAGGAGTGGGACATCCCCTACGAGCAGCTGGAGCTGGGGGAGCTCATTGGCAAA GGCCGTTGGGGGAAGGTGCATAAGGGGCGCTGGCATGGAGAGGTGGCCATCCGGCTGCTAGAGATAGATGGTAATAATCAGGACCACCTGAAGCTGTTTAAGAAGGAGGTGATGAACTACAGGCAGACCCGCCACGAGAATGTGGTCCTCTTCATGGGGGCCTGCATGGCCCCGCCACACCTCGCCATCATCACCAG TTTCTGCAAAGGTCGGACACTATTCTCTGTTGTAAGAGATGCCAAGAACACACTAGACATCAACAAGACAAGGCAGATTGCTCAGGAAATTGTTAAG GGTATGGGCTACCTTCATGCTAAAGGAATCGTTCACAAGGACCTGAAGTCCAAGAATGTGTTCTATGACACAAACAAAGTGGTAATCACAGACTTTGGTCTTTTTGGAATGTCTGGAGTGGTACAAGAGTACCACAAGAG gcgaGAGAACGAACTAAGGCTCCCTCATGGCTGGATCTACTACCTGGCCCCTGAGATTGTTCGCAGGATGGGTACTGGGAACCATGAGGACCGCCTGCCTTTCTCCAACGCTGCAGACGTCTACGCCTTTGG CACCATTTGGTACGAGCTGCAGGCCCGTGGCTGGCCACTCACCAACCAGCCGGCAGAGGCCACCATCTGGCAGGTGGGCAGCGGAGAGGGAATCAAGAAGGTCCTGGCAAAGGTCAGCCTGGGCAAGGAGGTCACG GAGATACTGTCTGCCTGTTGGTCCTTCAAGCCAAAAGAGCGTCCCTCCTTCACCCAGTTGACTGACATGCTGGAGAAGCTGCCGAAGCTCAACCGCAGGCTCTCCCACCCAGGACACTTCTGGAAGTCAGCCGA GCCCTGGGTTCATCATCATTGCCTGCGGGACCATTGCACTAAGGGCCTGCAGTCTCGCTGCCCCTACATATACAAATAA